Proteins from a genomic interval of Gemmatimonadaceae bacterium:
- a CDS encoding AAA family ATPase, producing MAERRKRVDEEFGGPHGTGSLFEPTMPQPLAARMRPRALDEIVGQRHLLAPGKPLRDAIEKGTVGSMIFWGPPGTGKTTIARVIAQYTDREFVPFSAVTEGVPRVREIVAEAEGRRRLGRGTILFADEIHRFNKAQQDAFLPHVEAGTITLIGATTDNPSFEINGALLSRVRVFVLQPLTADDVRALINRALGDSERGLGDWNLEVDTDALELLSTEADGDARRALTILEAAAEHVGRNGRVTVEVARDALQLRFARYDKGGEETYNMLSAFHKSLHRPRCTGWRG from the coding sequence ATGGCCGAGAGACGCAAGCGCGTAGACGAAGAGTTCGGGGGACCGCACGGCACCGGTTCGTTGTTCGAGCCGACGATGCCCCAGCCGCTCGCGGCACGCATGCGGCCGCGCGCGCTCGACGAAATCGTCGGCCAGCGGCATCTCCTGGCGCCGGGCAAACCGTTGCGCGACGCGATCGAGAAGGGAACGGTCGGCTCGATGATTTTCTGGGGCCCGCCGGGTACCGGCAAGACGACGATCGCGCGGGTCATCGCACAGTATACCGATCGCGAGTTCGTGCCGTTTTCGGCGGTGACGGAAGGTGTGCCGCGCGTGCGCGAGATCGTCGCTGAAGCGGAAGGACGGCGGCGTCTCGGGCGCGGCACCATTCTCTTTGCCGACGAGATTCATCGCTTCAACAAGGCGCAGCAGGACGCGTTTCTGCCGCACGTCGAAGCGGGGACGATCACGTTGATCGGCGCGACGACGGACAATCCCTCGTTCGAGATCAACGGCGCATTGCTGTCGCGGGTGCGCGTGTTCGTATTGCAGCCGCTGACGGCCGACGACGTTCGCGCGCTCATCAACCGCGCGCTCGGCGACAGCGAGCGTGGGTTGGGCGACTGGAACCTCGAGGTCGACACCGACGCGCTCGAACTACTCTCGACCGAAGCGGACGGCGACGCGCGGCGCGCGCTGACGATTCTCGAAGCGGCGGCGGAGCACGTCGGACGCAACGGGCGCGTCACCGTCGAAGTGGCGCGCGACGCACTGCAGCTTCGCTTCGCGCGCTACGACAAGGGCGGCGAAGAGACGTACAACATGCTCAGCGCGTTTCATAAAAGCCTCCACAGGCCGCGCTGTACTGGATGGCGCGGATGA
- a CDS encoding ZIP family metal transporter — protein MTRSSGALLYGVAAAGANIVGAIAVTSRATWSLRALDAMLSFAGGFLISVSLVDLFPDSIRVAGAIAPVIVLAAYVLVHLTQHTIGRHFHFGEETHHVSELVSVSALVGLLMHTFVDGVAVASGLMVSNGLGALVFVAVLLHKFPEGLAISSLFMAAGAGRRKALIAAAMLGLSTIAGVLITNQLSFLQRYGLAISAGVTLYVGASNLVPEFQDRPGLRIPLSFVAGCGLYFAARSFAAV, from the coding sequence GTGACGCGATCGAGCGGAGCGCTACTGTACGGCGTGGCGGCCGCTGGGGCGAACATCGTGGGAGCGATCGCGGTCACGTCGCGCGCCACGTGGAGTCTGCGCGCGCTCGACGCGATGTTGTCGTTCGCCGGCGGCTTTTTGATCTCGGTCTCGCTCGTCGATCTCTTTCCGGATTCGATTCGCGTCGCGGGAGCGATCGCGCCGGTCATCGTGCTCGCGGCGTACGTGCTGGTGCATTTGACGCAGCATACGATCGGCCGGCATTTCCACTTTGGTGAAGAGACGCATCACGTCTCGGAATTGGTGAGCGTGTCGGCGCTCGTTGGATTGTTGATGCACACGTTTGTCGACGGCGTCGCGGTCGCGAGCGGATTGATGGTCAGCAACGGACTGGGCGCATTGGTGTTCGTCGCCGTGCTGCTGCACAAGTTTCCCGAAGGGCTCGCGATCTCGAGCCTTTTCATGGCGGCGGGTGCGGGACGTCGCAAGGCGCTGATCGCGGCCGCGATGCTCGGGCTGTCGACGATCGCGGGCGTGCTGATCACGAATCAATTGTCGTTCTTGCAGCGGTACGGGCTCGCGATCTCGGCCGGCGTCACCCTGTACGTTGGCGCGTCGAACCTGGTGCCGGAGTTTCAGGATCGGCCTGGCCTTCGCATTCCGTTGAGCTTCGTGGCGGGGTGCGGCCTCTATTTCGCCGCGCGGAGCTTCGCGGCGGTCTAG
- the alaS gene encoding alanine--tRNA ligase, with product MLASEIRSRFLNYFERNGHVIRPSSSLVPGDDPTLLFTNAGMVQFKKVFLGMEDPPEGKRRATTSQKCVRAGGKHNDLEQVGHTARHCTFFEMLGNFSFGDYFKRDAITFAWQFVTEELKLDKSLLRVSVHHSDDEARALWREIAGLPDSRIYSLGDKDNFWQMADTGPCGPCSEIFVDMAKVVKDWRFPDDATGEWTDLNAQEFSLEAFIEGSDKDRFVEFWNLVFMQFDKQPDGTLVPLPRPSVDTGAGLERMSAITQGSMSVYHTDLFAPMLDAVAKTVGTPYAQAVEPASYRVLADHARSVAFLLADGVFPSNEGRGYVLRRILRRAVRHAWLLGRKEPTLVEVVKTVIDAMGDAYPELRQRAQHIVNTTRIEEQSFLDTIEGGLTRFEQLAPLLTADGGSEIRGTIDGEDAFRLYDTYGFPIDLTELMARERGYVVDVPGFEAALDAQRKRSQEDRRSRRIGVVADDLADLAGWETPAPDAAPHASFVGYDVVDIETQVTAIKHLTDGRVAVLLRESPFYAESGGQISDKGEIIGQGWRVEVDDVRKIDGRPAAIGTMTGTFQFGHASARVPSLRRRDTERNHTATHLLHAALRQVLGEAVHQAGSLVAPDRLRFDFTHHGPVNPERLVEIEGIVNREIWRAAPVTYREMAFNDARALGAMALFGEKYGDVVRVVTIPEFSMELCGGTHVRNTAEIGIFKIVAETGVAAGVRRIEAVTAGGAYQLLRGEEQRLHRLAELLKTPLDGVEKRVAGLLEERRALERRLDEAMRGGGDQLQSVLKSATAIGGNGTQLVTSVVRAGDVKELQSLGDAVREKLGSGVGVLAASFEDGKNTLLVVVTDDLRDRGVRADALIKDIAAAAGGRGGGKPHMAQAGIPDASRFDDAFARAPDLVRSALGA from the coding sequence ATGCTCGCCTCCGAGATCCGCTCGCGCTTTCTCAACTACTTCGAACGCAACGGACACGTCATCCGTCCGAGCTCGTCGCTCGTGCCGGGAGACGATCCGACGCTGCTGTTCACGAACGCCGGCATGGTCCAGTTCAAGAAGGTCTTCCTGGGCATGGAAGACCCGCCCGAGGGAAAGCGCCGAGCGACAACCTCGCAGAAATGTGTGCGCGCGGGCGGCAAGCACAACGATCTCGAGCAGGTCGGCCACACCGCCCGGCACTGCACCTTCTTCGAGATGCTCGGCAACTTCTCCTTCGGCGACTACTTCAAGCGCGACGCGATCACGTTCGCGTGGCAGTTCGTCACCGAGGAACTGAAGCTCGACAAGTCGCTGCTGCGCGTCAGCGTCCACCATTCGGACGATGAAGCGCGCGCCCTGTGGCGCGAAATTGCCGGGCTGCCCGATTCGCGCATCTACAGCCTTGGCGACAAGGACAATTTCTGGCAGATGGCCGACACCGGACCGTGCGGCCCGTGCTCGGAGATCTTCGTCGACATGGCCAAGGTCGTGAAGGATTGGCGCTTTCCGGATGATGCGACCGGCGAGTGGACCGATCTGAACGCCCAGGAGTTTTCGCTCGAGGCGTTCATCGAAGGGTCGGACAAGGATCGGTTCGTCGAGTTCTGGAATCTCGTGTTCATGCAATTCGACAAGCAGCCGGACGGCACGCTGGTTCCGCTGCCGAGGCCGTCGGTCGACACGGGCGCGGGTCTGGAGCGCATGTCTGCCATCACGCAGGGGAGCATGTCGGTGTATCACACCGACCTCTTCGCGCCGATGCTCGACGCTGTCGCGAAGACCGTCGGAACGCCGTACGCGCAGGCGGTCGAGCCGGCGTCGTATCGCGTGCTCGCCGATCACGCGCGGTCGGTCGCGTTCCTGCTCGCCGACGGTGTCTTTCCGTCGAACGAGGGACGCGGGTACGTCCTGCGACGCATCCTCCGCCGCGCCGTGCGCCATGCGTGGCTGCTCGGCCGCAAGGAACCGACGCTGGTCGAGGTCGTGAAAACGGTGATCGACGCGATGGGCGATGCGTATCCCGAGCTGCGCCAACGCGCGCAGCACATCGTCAACACGACGCGAATCGAAGAGCAGAGCTTCCTCGATACGATCGAAGGCGGTCTCACGCGATTCGAGCAGCTCGCGCCGCTGCTGACGGCGGACGGGGGCAGCGAGATTCGCGGCACCATCGACGGCGAGGACGCGTTCCGGCTCTACGACACGTACGGTTTTCCGATCGACCTCACCGAGTTGATGGCCCGTGAGCGTGGTTACGTCGTCGACGTGCCGGGCTTCGAGGCGGCGCTCGACGCACAGCGCAAACGCTCGCAGGAGGACCGGCGGTCGCGGCGCATCGGCGTGGTCGCGGACGATCTCGCCGATCTCGCGGGGTGGGAGACGCCGGCGCCGGACGCGGCGCCGCACGCCTCGTTCGTCGGCTACGACGTGGTGGACATCGAGACGCAAGTCACCGCGATCAAGCATTTGACCGATGGGCGTGTCGCCGTGCTGCTGCGCGAGTCGCCGTTCTATGCGGAATCGGGCGGCCAGATCTCGGACAAGGGCGAGATCATTGGTCAGGGATGGCGCGTCGAAGTCGACGACGTACGCAAGATCGACGGACGTCCGGCCGCGATCGGCACGATGACGGGCACGTTTCAGTTCGGCCATGCGTCGGCGCGCGTCCCGTCGCTGCGCCGGCGCGATACCGAGCGCAATCACACGGCGACGCACCTGCTGCACGCCGCGCTGCGCCAGGTGCTGGGCGAAGCCGTGCACCAGGCGGGCTCGCTCGTCGCGCCCGATCGCCTGCGATTCGACTTTACTCATCACGGTCCTGTCAACCCCGAACGGCTGGTCGAGATCGAGGGGATCGTCAATCGCGAGATCTGGCGGGCCGCGCCGGTCACCTACCGCGAGATGGCGTTCAACGACGCGCGCGCGCTCGGCGCCATGGCGCTGTTCGGCGAGAAGTATGGCGACGTCGTGCGTGTCGTGACGATTCCCGAATTCTCGATGGAGCTTTGCGGCGGCACGCACGTCCGCAACACGGCGGAGATCGGGATCTTCAAGATCGTCGCGGAGACGGGCGTGGCGGCGGGTGTGCGGCGCATCGAAGCGGTGACGGCCGGCGGCGCGTACCAGCTTCTGCGCGGGGAAGAGCAGCGGCTGCATCGTCTCGCCGAACTGCTCAAGACGCCGCTCGACGGCGTGGAGAAGCGCGTGGCCGGGTTGCTCGAGGAGCGGCGCGCGCTCGAGCGGCGGCTCGACGAGGCGATGCGCGGCGGCGGCGACCAGCTTCAGAGTGTGCTCAAGAGCGCGACGGCGATCGGCGGCAACGGCACGCAGCTCGTTACGAGCGTCGTGCGCGCCGGCGACGTTAAAGAACTTCAATCACTCGGCGACGCGGTGCGTGAGAAATTGGGATCGGGCGTCGGCGTGCTCGCCGCCAGCTTCGAGGACGGAAAGAACACGCTGCTCGTCGTCGTGACCGACGATCTGCGCGACCGCGGCGTGCGCGCCGATGCGCTGATCAAGGACATCGCGGCGGCCGCCGGCGGACGTGGCGGCGGGAAGCCGCACATGGCGCAAGCCGGCATTCCCGACGCGTCGCGCTTCGACGACGCGTTCGCGCGCGCGCCGGATCTGGTGCGGAGCGCATTGGGCGCGTGA
- a CDS encoding CpsB/CapC family capsule biosynthesis tyrosine phosphatase, with translation MIDIHTHLLPGVDDGSPSIAASVPVLQRFGAEGVELVVCTPHLDASRAHAAPHDRFREILSDLAAAAPAVPRLAMGWEIMLDVPGADLRDPRLGLDGSTARLVEFARGGIPPNAADELERLRDAGVVPVVAHPERYWGCTRAHVAAWRSAGARIQMDVTAILGSRRMSKLSEELLADGLVDCFASDTHVDHRSLAAARQWLDEVAPAEAAALLTRDNAHRLLANDDPLPVPSIECRKGVMERLRELVFGH, from the coding sequence ATGATCGACATCCACACGCACCTCTTACCGGGCGTCGATGACGGTTCGCCGTCGATCGCCGCCTCGGTGCCGGTGCTCCAGCGCTTCGGCGCCGAGGGCGTGGAGCTGGTCGTGTGCACGCCGCATCTCGATGCGTCGCGCGCGCACGCGGCGCCGCACGATCGATTCAGAGAGATTCTCTCCGATCTTGCGGCGGCGGCGCCCGCCGTGCCGCGATTGGCGATGGGCTGGGAGATCATGCTCGACGTGCCTGGCGCCGACCTTCGCGATCCGAGGCTCGGACTCGACGGTTCGACGGCGCGCCTCGTGGAGTTCGCGCGCGGCGGCATCCCGCCGAACGCCGCGGACGAGCTCGAGCGATTGCGCGATGCGGGCGTCGTTCCGGTCGTGGCGCACCCGGAGCGGTATTGGGGCTGCACGCGCGCGCACGTCGCCGCGTGGCGAAGCGCCGGCGCCCGCATTCAGATGGACGTCACGGCCATCCTCGGCTCGCGGCGCATGAGCAAATTGAGCGAGGAGTTGCTGGCGGACGGTCTCGTCGACTGCTTCGCGAGCGATACCCACGTGGACCATCGGAGTCTCGCCGCGGCCAGGCAGTGGCTCGACGAAGTGGCGCCGGCTGAGGCGGCCGCGCTGCTCACGCGCGACAACGCGCACCGTCTTCTCGCGAATGACGACCCGCTTCCCGTGCCGTCCATCGAGTGCCGCAAGGGCGTCATGGAACGGCTTCGCGAGCTGGTCTTCGGGCACTAA
- a CDS encoding SIS domain-containing protein, translating into MSDIQLHFNQGLRELAALATRAAEELGPDLERALGMVRDTVERGGTLFFCGNGGSAADAQHMATEYVVRYQRNRRAYPAVALTTDTSLLTAAGNDLGFDHIFSRQVEALARTGDLLIIHSTSGNSPNVLRAAEAARARGVGVLSFSARDGGALRALSDHSVIIPTDRTDRAQELHLCIEHLICDYVERSL; encoded by the coding sequence ATGTCAGATATTCAATTACACTTCAATCAAGGTCTGCGCGAGCTCGCCGCATTGGCGACCCGCGCCGCCGAAGAGCTCGGCCCCGACCTCGAGCGCGCGCTCGGCATGGTGCGCGACACGGTGGAGCGGGGCGGCACGCTCTTCTTCTGCGGCAACGGCGGCAGCGCGGCCGACGCCCAGCACATGGCGACCGAATATGTCGTACGCTATCAGCGCAATCGCCGCGCATATCCGGCGGTGGCGCTGACGACCGATACTTCGCTGCTCACCGCGGCGGGCAACGATCTCGGCTTCGACCACATTTTTTCGCGGCAGGTCGAGGCGCTCGCCCGGACGGGTGATCTGCTGATCATCCACTCGACGAGTGGCAACTCGCCCAACGTGCTGCGCGCGGCCGAGGCGGCGCGGGCGCGAGGCGTCGGGGTTTTATCGTTCAGCGCGAGAGACGGCGGCGCATTGCGCGCGCTGAGCGATCACAGCGTCATCATTCCGACCGATCGCACCGACCGCGCGCAGGAACTGCATCTGTGCATCGAGCATCTCATCTGCGACTACGTGGAGCGCAGTCTATGA
- a CDS encoding LEA type 2 family protein, whose amino-acid sequence MRKIALFVAGSALALVGGCSALGRAAFQNPIVNLHSVAVRGLGLTGGSLDVQLSVYNPNGFRLDATHLNYRVNLAGDSVTVANGALDTRATVQSKDSTIVTIPVNFTYAGIGAAGRALLNTGAVNYHVLGDVTVGSGLGNFTVPYSTTGRFTATGVAR is encoded by the coding sequence ATGAGAAAAATTGCGTTGTTCGTGGCAGGCTCGGCGTTGGCGCTCGTCGGCGGCTGTTCGGCGCTCGGCCGCGCGGCATTTCAGAATCCGATCGTCAATTTGCACAGCGTGGCGGTGCGCGGTCTGGGACTCACCGGCGGTTCCCTGGACGTGCAGCTCTCGGTGTATAATCCCAACGGCTTCCGGCTCGATGCCACGCATTTGAACTACCGCGTGAATCTCGCGGGCGACAGCGTGACCGTCGCGAACGGAGCGCTCGATACGCGCGCGACGGTGCAGAGCAAGGATTCGACGATCGTCACGATTCCGGTGAACTTCACGTACGCGGGCATCGGCGCGGCGGGACGCGCGCTGTTGAACACGGGCGCGGTGAATTATCACGTGCTCGGCGACGTGACGGTCGGGTCGGGGCTGGGTAACTTCACGGTGCCGTATTCGACGACGGGTCGTTTTACCGCGACCGGCGTGGCGCGGTAA
- a CDS encoding asparaginase encodes MIVLLFTGGTISMRHDAGVGGAVPALRGPDLVALVPGLADIADLEVDDWGAFPGPHMTVERMWALRQRIAEQLARPGVDGVVVTHGTDTLEESAYLVARSVESEKPVVFTGAMRTSSDLGWDGPANLGAAVRVAADEYSRGVGVVVVMSDRIYAAIDVTKVHTHMLDAFDSPGLGPLGVIDDGSVIFRRALPAPVPVLTPAAPATPVDVVYAFAGADSRLLDASRDAGKGVVIAAMGRGNVPPAMVDGIDRWVAEDKPVVVTSRALRGRVGCTYGYPGGGRRLAERGAIFAGSRRPQQARIDVMLALGAGLSVSQIRELLEKY; translated from the coding sequence ATGATCGTTCTTCTTTTTACCGGCGGCACGATCTCCATGCGTCACGACGCCGGCGTGGGGGGCGCGGTGCCCGCGCTGCGCGGCCCCGATCTCGTGGCGCTCGTTCCTGGTTTGGCCGACATCGCCGACCTCGAGGTCGACGACTGGGGCGCGTTTCCCGGACCGCACATGACGGTCGAGCGCATGTGGGCGTTGAGGCAGCGCATCGCGGAGCAGCTCGCGCGACCTGGCGTGGATGGTGTCGTCGTCACGCACGGCACCGACACGCTCGAGGAATCGGCCTATCTCGTCGCGCGATCGGTCGAGAGCGAAAAGCCCGTTGTGTTCACGGGCGCCATGCGTACGTCGAGCGATCTCGGGTGGGACGGTCCCGCCAACCTCGGCGCTGCCGTGCGGGTGGCGGCCGACGAGTATTCGCGCGGCGTGGGCGTCGTCGTCGTGATGTCGGATCGCATCTACGCGGCGATCGACGTCACGAAGGTGCACACGCACATGCTCGACGCGTTCGACAGCCCGGGACTTGGACCGTTGGGCGTCATCGACGACGGTTCGGTGATCTTTCGCCGTGCGCTGCCCGCGCCGGTTCCCGTATTGACGCCGGCCGCGCCGGCGACGCCCGTGGACGTCGTTTATGCATTCGCCGGCGCCGACTCGCGTCTGCTCGATGCATCGCGCGACGCGGGGAAGGGAGTCGTCATCGCGGCGATGGGTCGCGGAAACGTTCCCCCCGCGATGGTCGACGGCATCGACCGGTGGGTGGCGGAGGACAAGCCGGTCGTCGTCACGTCTCGCGCCTTGCGGGGACGGGTCGGCTGCACCTACGGCTATCCTGGCGGCGGCCGGCGTTTGGCCGAACGCGGCGCCATCTTCGCCGGCTCGCGGCGGCCGCAACAGGCGCGCATCGACGTGATGCTCGCGCTGGGCGCCGGGCTCAGCGTTTCACAGATTCGTGAATTATTAGAGAAGTATTAA
- a CDS encoding SDR family oxidoreductase yields the protein MIGLKGKRALITGGSRGIGAAAAQLFAEYGAHVAIGYRSRAQDADRLVASLRKDHGVTAFAHASDISTMHGAEELVERSAAALGGLDFFVGSAGIWPCDDVALTDMTDVQWRRTMAENVDSVFYTTRAAIRRMQDNGRIVLVSSTAGQRGEAFHADYAASKGAMISFVKSLAPELGKRGITVNSVAPGWVDTEMCEQPFSNGGRDRIAAGIPIGRIAAPRDIAGPIVFLCSDLARHMTGEIVNVNGGSVLCG from the coding sequence ATGATCGGATTGAAGGGAAAGCGCGCCTTGATCACCGGTGGCTCGCGCGGCATCGGCGCGGCGGCGGCGCAACTGTTCGCGGAATACGGCGCGCACGTCGCGATCGGCTATCGCAGCCGCGCGCAGGATGCGGATCGACTTGTCGCCTCACTGCGGAAGGACCATGGCGTGACGGCGTTCGCGCACGCGTCGGACATCTCGACGATGCACGGGGCCGAAGAGCTCGTCGAGAGATCGGCGGCGGCGCTGGGCGGCCTGGACTTCTTCGTCGGCAGCGCCGGCATCTGGCCGTGCGATGACGTGGCGTTGACCGACATGACGGACGTGCAGTGGCGCCGCACGATGGCCGAAAACGTCGATTCGGTCTTCTATACGACACGCGCCGCCATTCGTCGAATGCAGGATAATGGTCGGATCGTGCTGGTATCGAGCACCGCCGGCCAGCGCGGCGAAGCCTTTCACGCCGACTACGCCGCGTCGAAGGGGGCGATGATCTCGTTCGTGAAATCACTCGCGCCCGAGCTGGGCAAGCGCGGCATCACGGTGAACAGCGTCGCGCCCGGATGGGTAGACACCGAGATGTGCGAGCAGCCGTTCTCGAACGGCGGACGCGATCGCATTGCGGCGGGCATTCCGATTGGACGCATCGCCGCGCCGCGCGACATCGCCGGACCGATCGTATTCCTGTGCTCCGATCTCGCGCGCCACATGACCGGCGAGATCGTCAATGTGAACGGCGGCAGCGTGCTCTGCGGATGA
- the hflX gene encoding GTPase HflX, with protein sequence MIAVTPPVEKALLVGAPLKRPGARRAVGEHLRELEELADTAGAVVVGELTQQIDRPDPRTYLGSGKLDELRERVNELQATLVIFDDELSPSQGKNIEDALGKRVMDRAELILDIFATRARTAEAKMQVELAQLEYMLPRLTRMWTHLEKFRGGIGMRGPGETQLETDRRLINHRIKILRERLADVQRGRAIQRQSRQNEFKASLVGYTNAGKSSILRALSGQDVFVEDRLFATLDPLTRDVDLGDRAHVLVTDTVGFIRKLPHDLVASFRATLEETREADLLLHVIDASSATWEEQRVVVDQVLDELEVNSTQKLLVFNKIDLLQHDDLLALQERIGTLVPKSVFVSTVTEGGLDPLRRALATSIRARRPLTTIRMSPADGKMLAEIHRDGEVLDQRMDGDRLLVEARVDDALAGRLRRAGAEVSS encoded by the coding sequence TTGATAGCTGTCACGCCGCCGGTCGAGAAGGCGTTGCTGGTCGGCGCGCCGCTCAAACGTCCGGGCGCGCGCCGCGCCGTCGGCGAACATCTGCGCGAGCTCGAGGAGCTGGCCGACACCGCGGGCGCCGTCGTCGTCGGCGAGTTGACGCAGCAGATCGACCGCCCCGATCCGCGCACCTATCTCGGCTCGGGCAAGCTCGACGAGCTCCGCGAGCGTGTGAACGAACTGCAGGCGACGCTCGTCATCTTCGACGACGAGTTGAGCCCCAGCCAGGGCAAGAACATCGAAGATGCGCTCGGCAAGCGCGTGATGGATCGCGCCGAGCTGATTCTGGACATCTTCGCGACGCGGGCGCGGACCGCGGAGGCGAAGATGCAAGTGGAGCTCGCGCAGCTCGAGTACATGCTGCCGCGCCTCACGCGCATGTGGACCCACCTCGAGAAATTCCGCGGTGGCATCGGCATGCGCGGACCCGGTGAAACCCAGCTCGAGACGGACCGCCGCCTGATCAACCATCGCATCAAGATTCTGCGCGAGCGGCTCGCCGACGTGCAGCGCGGCCGCGCGATTCAACGCCAGTCGCGGCAGAACGAATTCAAGGCCTCGCTCGTCGGGTACACCAACGCGGGCAAGTCGTCGATTCTCCGCGCGCTCTCCGGACAGGACGTGTTCGTCGAGGACCGGCTGTTCGCGACACTCGATCCATTGACGCGCGACGTCGATCTCGGCGATCGCGCCCACGTGCTGGTCACGGACACGGTCGGCTTCATTCGGAAGCTGCCGCACGATCTCGTCGCGTCGTTCCGAGCGACGCTCGAGGAAACGCGCGAAGCCGACTTGCTGCTGCACGTCATCGACGCGAGCTCGGCGACGTGGGAGGAGCAGCGCGTGGTCGTCGATCAGGTGCTCGACGAGCTCGAGGTGAACAGCACGCAAAAACTACTCGTGTTCAACAAGATCGATCTGCTGCAGCATGACGATCTTTTGGCGCTGCAGGAGCGGATCGGCACACTCGTGCCGAAGTCGGTGTTCGTGTCGACGGTGACGGAGGGCGGGCTCGATCCCCTGCGTCGCGCACTCGCGACGTCGATCCGCGCGCGGCGCCCGCTAACGACCATTCGCATGTCGCCGGCGGACGGAAAGATGTTGGCCGAGATTCACCGGGACGGCGAAGTCCTGGATCAGCGGATGGACGGCGATCGGCTGCTGGTCGAGGCGCGGGTCGACGACGCGTTGGCTGGCCGCCTGCGTCGAGCCGGGGCCGAGGTGTCATCCTGA
- a CDS encoding CCA tRNA nucleotidyltransferase, with amino-acid sequence MPRLSPPPAVLEIAERLENAGFEAWCVGGAIRDALLGHPDLDWDLATSATPDQVRQLFGHKRTIPVGIAFGTVGVLDRANTMHEVTTFRRDVRTDGRHAEVEFGVSLEDDLARRDFTINAIAYSPKRDELRDPFGGRADLARRLVRAVGDPDARMREDRLRALRAIRFAARFDFALDPATLVAIEASAPHLGRLSAERVKQELDKTMEQVRRPSTALLHWRETGAFRTLVPQLADVSEQTLRIADYAAMPGVPRRPARRAIRFAALLSELSGREAAKVMTNLRSSKHEIHAVEALVDRWRSFGGDLRDLLSRAAPPSDAEVRRSVARVGRLHLGAFMRLASAAWCAEGGGAPGQAAVGSLYRRMLRAAFDQPVDIGSLAIDGDDLRGVGIQPGPALGKILQALLDVVIDDPARNTADWLLQEAKRLHEQAGSGDRRAP; translated from the coding sequence ATGCCTCGCTTGTCGCCACCGCCGGCTGTGCTCGAGATCGCCGAGCGATTGGAGAATGCTGGTTTCGAGGCGTGGTGCGTCGGCGGCGCAATTCGCGATGCGCTCCTCGGCCATCCCGATCTCGATTGGGATCTCGCGACGTCGGCGACACCCGATCAGGTGCGTCAGCTCTTCGGTCACAAGCGCACGATTCCGGTCGGCATTGCCTTCGGCACGGTGGGTGTGCTCGACCGCGCCAACACGATGCACGAGGTAACGACGTTTCGCCGCGACGTGCGCACCGACGGCCGTCATGCCGAGGTGGAATTCGGTGTCTCGCTCGAGGACGACCTCGCGCGCCGCGATTTCACGATCAACGCCATCGCGTATTCACCCAAGCGCGACGAGCTGCGCGATCCGTTCGGCGGCCGCGCCGATCTTGCCCGGCGACTCGTGCGTGCCGTCGGCGATCCGGACGCGCGCATGCGCGAGGATCGCCTGCGAGCGTTGCGCGCGATTCGCTTCGCGGCGCGCTTCGACTTCGCGCTGGACCCGGCGACGCTCGTCGCGATCGAAGCGAGCGCGCCGCATCTCGGACGCCTGTCCGCCGAACGCGTGAAGCAGGAGCTCGACAAGACGATGGAGCAGGTGCGCCGCCCGAGCACGGCGTTGCTGCACTGGCGCGAAACCGGGGCCTTTCGCACACTCGTGCCTCAGTTGGCTGACGTCTCCGAACAAACGCTGCGAATCGCGGACTACGCGGCGATGCCCGGCGTTCCGCGACGGCCCGCGAGGCGCGCGATCCGATTCGCGGCGCTCCTGTCAGAGCTCTCCGGCCGCGAGGCCGCGAAGGTGATGACCAACCTTCGCAGCTCGAAGCACGAAATCCACGCCGTCGAAGCGCTTGTCGATCGGTGGCGAAGCTTTGGCGGCGATCTGCGCGATCTGCTCAGCCGCGCCGCACCGCCGAGCGACGCCGAGGTGCGACGGTCGGTGGCGCGAGTCGGACGCCTGCACCTTGGCGCGTTTATGAGGCTCGCGTCGGCGGCATGGTGTGCGGAAGGCGGTGGCGCGCCGGGTCAGGCGGCCGTCGGGTCGTTGTACCGGCGGATGTTGCGCGCCGCATTCGATCAGCCCGTCGACATTGGATCACTGGCGATCGACGGCGATGATTTGCGCGGTGTGGGCATCCAGCCGGGCCCGGCCCTCGGTAAGATTCTCCAGGCGCTGCTCGACGTCGTCATCGACGATCCGGCGCGGAACACGGCGGACTGGCTGTTGCAAGAAGCGAAGCGGCTGCACGAGCAAGCCGGCAGCGGCGATCGCCGCGCGCCGTAA